TATTAACTGTTCATATAAGACTGTTTTAACCTTAGTAATGACTTGTGATGCCTCAAATGTATTCAGttcagttacattttatttttatcgtATTAAACCACAACAACCAACGACCACAataaaggtgctttatattgtaaggtaaagatgctACAATAACAGAGAAAAAGCCACAAAAATCAGGtgatatgagcaagcacttggggacagtgggaaagaaaaactactACCGGGGAGTGGCAGCCTCTGCCATGACTGGTTTGGGAGTGAGTGAAGGGAAACAGGACACAAGACATATTAAAGGTGTGTTTTTTGATGGAAATTAGAACACTGGGGTTTTCAGGTAGCCCTAGTGAGCTGTATGGGCAGAGATTACCCTCATTAACATTTGATGCacacagtggcgtgtctagaaaatttttgttgggggggccaggtaggggcacagatttggagaagggtggcagatgtaattggcagataatgtttaaaaaaaaaattctaccaaccattaaccataattcaataatcctataaacctaataaccgaatgagcttttaactcttattagaatgagattttaaccactacggtgcaaagtttttagatactgcgttgataaagtacaagagatacaatcagtgctttgtcagtgtttactcagtattcaaggacagcaatatttgcatagtatttttactgacatgtagtgcacatatgttttgggcaaaaacatttttgaatattaaaatacgaacatttgtaacaaacaattgacaaattagccaatgccaatgtaAAATTTTATCtgcctatttaaaaaaagaagataatcttctcacaaactggtgtttgattttgaaacaggaaaaaagtggagaaacaactgaaaagactaacatttgaataaaacctgaaagcaagtaaatacttgctatgctgccttatggtaaactttggtaatattgataaagaacaacactggctgacgatgaaatacagtcagctggcatggtgacactgccagtattaacctgcagggctggaccgggacagaaaatcgggcattttgactagagaccggccccccaggtattaaaaccataaagcctttgaatgaaaacaaatgctgttgtgacagtgatgtacactgtcttgttggtatatgtatgatttctatacattttacatcagataaaaactttggttgtaagatttagataattatttaataaaagcgagatattttaaatgagaataagaaagaaaagtatttctttgtgcccacctctccctgttaattccctacctggccccctggcataactttgctagacccgcccctgcacagttaccagctgtcagctacgtaaaaaaggatcctggtgttatttgtctctcagaaacagttcataacttcccttcaactcattcatgtcacctaaacctgtttctccatcacctgttcagctctgatgatccagtaagggcatctcctggtttcatcttcatgtttccctctcaccacatatccaaaccgacatcatgaccagcagctttacagctgtggctccagcaaacatcagctgatactggaaattaatattaaataaattctaacaacagctgatcaagcttaaacgtgctgctgttgtttagcgcgacatctgctggtttcctctttctggcacaaagtgggcgataaataaacaagagagaaaagctgatcattgatcagtttcatgattgaagtagcaacagaagagggagggggagatgagagaagaggcagctgtgcagcgtaaacacacagaataaatccagctttgtctttttccattctagctaaagttcgggacaaactgcgtctcttctcagctcaataccaaacgcataatattttctctgaatgagggaccattccatttttaaggagccgttggcaactctactaactaaccttatgaataaaataaagttcactatcagtaacatcatagcaactgaacagctgtacagaaactccgtcatgctagctcgggcagtatgagttattgcaactgacggtaaaaagtcagcacaacaaaaataaactccacctaaacttagtttatatctgacccagatagactgcagctcataacttcttacctgaagttcagttcacctgacactcggaccggcggctgcctcgggtctctcctcctgcctccccttccctcatccacctgctggcctctgtggaagccccgccatagccaccaccaaacaactgagttatttttacacatcgacctgcatctggccaatccaccacctctcattgttcatgcccttacaaaataaaaataaaaaataagtcactggggatatgcccggtatgcccgatggccagtccagctatgttaacctgcaaccaaatctgcagctccatacagcaatgttacgacttagattatatcttataactcataactcttatgttagctgccctcagtagcatactgtctgaaatattcgacggctgcaataattctttaagtgttattttttccttggtattctaatttcaccgaagtttactaaactcaacaaacttaatattacttaccgggacatttattctgtcctcattttctttcaccgaaaaattgtttcctgcggtgccatctttcgtgcttggctctcctacctttgccaACGTGATGCACGtagcgcagaagccgatgctgcattcacttacactcggatatctgagcttcaccgtgaaaacataatcggacatttgatatttgattgaattgtaTTGTtctgcctttggggtggcacctggggtggccagtctggttgggggggtggcctgtgcccccccaggccaccccgctggacacgccattggaTGCACACCCAGTTATTTTGTTCTGGAAGCAGgcctgaaaaatgacaaaagctACTCAGTTTAGAAAAGAGAAGTAAGGATTAGCCCTACTTAGCATAAATTTAACACATCACAAAAAGACTGAAGAGTTGAAGGAAGGAAAAGGAACCAATAACAGTTAACAGTCTTTTAAGGTAATGTCAGGCTCCCTGAGTATTCATCAAGAGCTTCATGTTAGTTCAAAAACCTAAATTTCTTCAGAATCTCAGATTAATCTCAGAGTTTAAGCCATGCAGAGTTGGTAAAAAGATACAGTGAATGagtgaaagttaaaaaaaaacaaaaaaacattgccCACACTGCAATTTTCAgtttcaaaacaacaaaaatactataatttgggcTAATCAGTGCTAATCAGTGCAGCAAACACTTATCCCACTGCAGTAAACAGCTATGTGGCAGCTAAATACAAGTTTCTTGCAGACAGTGAGTGGGATGCTCGTGTTGTGCAATCACAGCAGGAACAATGAAAGACTGTTTGAAATGCACGAGAAGCTTCTGTTCTGCAAATTTGGTTGTTTTCATACAGCTTTTCGCTGAATGGGAGAGGAGATGGGTTCTCAGATTTCTTAGACATATAAAAGTTCTCACCTTTTCTACCTCGTCTCCCCTCTGGCCCCGGTGGACCTGGGGGTCCAGGTGAACCAGGTTTACCTGacagaacaaaaacactttgTAATGCAGTAGGAATTTAGCATAATTTGAGTAAATTTACTCAGTAAAtttaaatttcagtttttacCTGGGGGTCCAGGTGggcctggaaagaaaaaaacaattcacatatttaaaaaaaacaacaacaacaactatggGCAGTAAATACGCAAATGAAAACAGTGGAGATGCATGTTTTTATGATGTGCACCTGTTAAACAAATTCCTTTGGAGCTCCTGCACATGTCTGTGAAGGCTTTGacctgaaataaagaaaaagacaggCATGAGGAAAGTTTTGATTTAGGTGTAAGTTAACCACATATAGGGCCATTTGAGTTAGGCCCTGTTAACACAGAAAGGACAGGGTGTTTTCTAAAGGTCTatattttaatcttcaaatcaattcaaatcactttttattgtcacatcacatgtgcaggcacactggcacagcacatgcgagtgaaattcttgtgtgcgagccccacaagcaacagagatgtgcaaacacaacaacacaaacgagcaaaatacaagaatggccaacctgaaactaataaatatatgtacaatatataatagtgtatgcatttctggatgtgtata
The Maylandia zebra isolate NMK-2024a linkage group LG7, Mzebra_GT3a, whole genome shotgun sequence DNA segment above includes these coding regions:
- the LOC143419378 gene encoding uncharacterized protein LOC143419378; the protein is MRTKPSPAPHSTAEHVIDTSASLLELQHYALHTVKAFTDMCRSSKGICLTGPPGPPGKPGSPGPPGPPGPEGRRGRKGLLPEQNNWVCIQWRVQRGGLGGHRPPPQPDWPPQVPPQRQNNTIQSNIKCPIMFSR